Sequence from the Leptospira dzoumogneensis genome:
TTGTATACTTACCTCCAGAATCGCCGCTCGTTCTATTATAAAACCATAAATAACAGGGATCATCATGAAAAAGACCGGAGCAGAGTTGATCGTATACGCCTTGGAGCAGATCGGAGTGAAATTTACTTTCGGGATACCCGGCGTTCATAATACGGAATTGTACGACCAATTGAATATATCTAAGAGCATTACCCCTTATCTAGTAACCCATGAATGTGGAGCTGCGTTTATGGCGGATGCAATTAGTCGGACTTCCGAGTCTATCGGAACGCTCGTGATCGTTCCTGCGGCGGGAGCGACTCATGCATTAAGCGGAATTGGAGAGGCATACTTGGATGGAATTCCTATGCTTATTATCTCGGGCGGGGTGAGAACAGATTCCGGAAAAAAATTCCAGTTACATCAAATTGATCAGTCGGGTTTTCTAAAAGGGATCACTAAAAAATTCTTCCGGGTAGAAACTCATGAAGAAATTATCCCGATCATATTCGAGGCCTACGAGGTGGCAACGGAGGACGAGGCAGGGCCGGTTTTTATAGAAATTCCGGTAAACATACAATTATTTTCGGGAAAAGTATCTTATATTCCAAAGTTCACACCTGAAAGGAATGTATGGAAGATAAACGAAGCAGCGTTAGAACAAGCATGTGATCTTTTGAAAAACTCATCTCATCCGGGAATTTTTGCAGGCTGGGGAGCAAGAGAAGCAACGAAAGAATTGATCGAACTTGCGGAACTTCTGGGTTCTCCTGTTGCAACTACCCTGCAAGGATTGAGCGTATTTCCGGGAGACCATCCTCTTCATACCGGGATGGGATTCGGGCCTTATTCCGTTCCTGCAGGAGAAGCCGCTTTTGAAAATTGCGATTGTCTCTTAGCGATCGGTACAAGGTTTTCAGAGATCCCTACCGGAAGTTTCAGTATGAAAGTGCCTGAAAATCTGATCCATATAGATGTGAATCCGGATGTATTCTCTAAGAACTATCCTGCTAAATCCGAGTTAGAAGGAGACGCCAAACATATATTAGGTGCTATCTTAGAAAAATTGAAGAAGGAAGGAATTCAGAAAAAAGGATCCGAGAAAATGAAGGATCTAATTCTGAAAAAGAAAAAAGAATACGAAGAAGAATGGGAAAAACATTCCGTTCCGGATAAAGTGAATCCTTCTATTTTCTTTCGAGAGCTGCGTAAACAAATGAAAGAAGAAGATATCCTAGTTGTGGACGACGGGAATCATACTTTTTTAGCCGCAGAACTATTCCCGGCAATCCGCTCTAAAACATTTATTTCTCCTAGTGATTTTAATTCTATGGGGTATTGTGTACCTGCTTCTATAGGAGCTAAGATCGCAAATCCGGATCGGAATATTGTAGGTATTGTTGGCGACGGTGCATTTTTAATGACCGGGTTAGAGTTACTCACCGCTAGTACGAATTCTATCGGGGTAGTGATTTGTGTGTTTTATGACGGAGAGCTAAGCCAGATCTCTCAAGGCCAACAGATACCTTATTCCCGTAAAACTTGCACCATTCTTGGAGAATTACAATTAGAGGGTATCGCAAAAGGAACGGGTGCTGCTTATCTTTCTCTAAAGGCGAATGAAAACATTGAGTCAGTGCTTCAACAAGCGTTTCGTATCTCGGGAGAAGGAAGACCGGTCATCGTGGATATAAAGATAGATTATTCTAAAGCAACTAGATTTACTAAGGGAGTGGTCCAGGCCAATCTAGGAAGATTTCCTTTAGGGGAAAAATTCAGATTTATCGGCCGTGCTCTTTGGAGAAAATTGACAGGCTAAAGCTTATTCTTCATGTATTTTATAGCTCTATTATTCCATTTTTTCGCGGCTGCCTTTTGGGTGGGTGGAATGCTTTTTTTTGTGCTGATCTTTCGTCCCGTATACAAGGATAAGGAGCTTTCGGACGTTAAAACCCTGTTATTACTTAAAATCGCGTTACAATTCCGGAAACTTTCTTATTATGTATTTGTAATATTATTGGCATCCGGGATAAGTATCGCCTATTTGAAGGGATACTTTGAGGTTTATTCTCAGTTCTCTTACTGGATATCCCCTCATGGGAGCATTTTTCTCGTAAAAATGCTCCTCTTCCTTCTGCTGCTTCTTAGTTCTATTCTACATGATTTTTTGATAGGTCCAACCGCGTTTAAGGATATGGAAAAGGGGATCAAATCGGATAGTAGGAGTAGGAAATACGCTTCCATTTTCGGAAGGATCAACCTTCTCATCTCTTTATTGATCGCAGTGTTAGGTCTTGCGTATTCTAGGGGTTTTACGTTTTAGAGTACCTTCTACCCTAAATATGTATTAGAAAAATTTTTTTAATTCTTCCTTATTCAAAACTTCTATCATACCTCTTTCCGGATTTATGATCCCTTGGTCCTTAAGTTGTTTGAGTGCTCTTGAAAAAGTTTCAGGTCTCAATGCGAGCATGGATGCGATCTGAGAATGCGCAAGAGTTGCTTGGCTCTCAGGTAAATAATACAAGAAGTGAGCGACTCTTTGCAGGGAATCCATGGTCATTCCGCGATTAATGGAAAGATTTAAGGCTTGTATCTTACTGAACAAGGATTGGATCAAAAGGTGATTTAAAGGGATGTCCGTTTTTATTCTTTCACGCAGCTCTTTAAAAGGAAGGGAAAGAACTGCTCCATCCGTTACGAATCTGCCCGAGGCAGGAAAGGGGATCCCGTTGATAAGTGCAAGTTCCGCGATCATCGAAACCGGATTAAAAAAATTCAGAGTGATCTCATTAGAACTGGAATCATATTTAAATATCTGTAGTTTACCCTCTATAAGAAGATGCAAACAATCGGTCTCATCGCCTTGGTGAAATAAGAATTCGTCTTTTTTTAGGATACGTTTTCTTCCGGCGGAAAAGATCGATAACATCTCTTCCTTAGATATTTCATCGAAGATCATTAATCCCATATCTTACTCATTATCATTCGATTCTTTTCTATATGTTTTGACGATCTGAAAACGGTTAACTCGATCTGCAGACCGTATGACAATTATCATCGGCGGCTTTTGTATTGGATTGATCCGGGTCAAGGTGCTTCTTCTCCGAACGTAGTTAGATGAGTTGAAGTCCGGTCATAGGATCTGATCGCAGAAAACTAAAGATCCGGACTCTCGGGTGTTTATGAAGATAATTAAGAATATCATAAAATTCGGTAAGATCACTCCGGTACTGTTAGGTTTAATCGCTTTCTCTTATTGCGGGAAAGAAAAACCGGCAGAGGCCGAGAGTTCTGTCGGTAGTAAAGGGATAGGGCCCGTCACTTCTGTTACGTTAGGCGCATTAGATGAAGGGATGGCTCAAAAAGGGAAACAGAACTTCGAAACAAAATGTAGTGCCTGTCATAAATTCGAAGAGAAGGTCGTAGGACCTGCACTAAAAGGAGTAACTGAGAGAAGGACTCCTGAGTGGATCATGAACATGATCTTGAATCCTATGGAAATGACACAGAAGGATCCTATCGCTCAAGAACTTCTCGCAGAACATTTGACCCAGATGACTTTCCAAAACGTACAGGAATCTGAGGCCAGAGAGATCCTGGAATATCTTAGAAAAATGGATAAGAAATAAGGGAGGAAGAAAATGAAAAAACACAAATTCAGGAATCTTGTGCCTTTCGGACTGATGATCTTCATCGGTTTAGGGTACGGATGTAAGGGTGGGGCGGCGACCGCTGCTCTCGCTTCCGATGCAGCGAAACGTGTGTATGTTGCACCGGGAGAAAAGGACGAAGTTTACGCCTTCCTTTCCGGAGGATTCAGCGGCCAAATGTCCGTCTACGGAATTCCTTCTGCTCGTTTATTCAAGATCATTCCGGTCTTCTCGGTCTTTCCGGAGAACGGTTACGGATATGATGAAGAAACTAAGAACATGCTTAGAACTACTCATGGATATGTTCCTTGGGACGATAGTCACCATATAGAAGCATCCATGACCGATGGAAAACAAGATGGTCGTTGGTTGTTCTTGAATGCAAACAACACTCCTAGACTTGCTCGGATCGATTTGAAGTCTTTTGAAACTAAGGAGATCATCGAGATCCCTAACAGTGCGGGTAACCATGCTTCTCCTTTTGCCACCGAAAACACAGAGTATCTGATGGCGGCGACTAGGTTCTCCGTTCCGATCCCTCAGGCAAGTGTTCCTATAGAAAATTTCTCTAAAGGAGATTTTAAAGGAACAGTTTCTATGGTGAAGGTGGACCCTAAATCCGGAAGACTTTCTATCGAGCTTCAGATCCTTGTTCCAGGTTTTGATTACGATCTATCACACTGCGGAAAAGGAAAATCCCACGATTGGTGCTTCTTTACATCTTATAACTCCGAACAGGCATATAAGATGATAGAAGTAGGAGCTTCTAAGAATGATAAGGACTATATCTTAGCATTCAACTGGGTCCGTGCAAAACAATGTTTGGACCAAGGAAAGGCGTCTAACTTTGGTGGAGAATATTATAGAAATTATCTACCGGAGAACCAACCCGTGATCTCCGAAAAGTTGAGCGGAGTGAAAATGCTCCAACCTAAGGACTGTCCTGGGGTCATGTATTATATGCCTACTCCTAAAAGTCCTCACGGAACGGACGTGGATCCTACGGGAGAATATATCGTAGGAGGAGGAAAACTCGCTACTGTTATTCCGGTCCACTCCTTCTCTAAACTTATGGATGTGAAAGATAAACCGGAACATAGATCCGGAATGATCATGGATATCCCGGTTTTAAAATACGAATCCACTCTTGCCGGAGAAGTTAAAAAACCTTGTTTAGGTCCTTTGCATACGGAGTTTGACGGAAAGGGATATGCTTATACTTCCTGTTTCGTAAGTTCCGAAGTTGTAAAATGGGAATTGGGGACCTGGGAAGTTGTACAACATCTTCCTGCTTATTATAGTGTAGGACACCTTTCAATCGTAGGTGGAAGTTCCAAAGATCCGTACGGAAAATATCTGATCGCATTGAATAAGATCACTAAGGATAGATATCTTCCGGTAGGTATGGAATTACCTCAGAGTGCCCAGCTCTACGATATTTCCGGAGGTAAAGCGGAACTTCTCTCCGATTTCCCTACGGTAGGAGAGCCTCACTATTCTCAAATGATCCCTGCAAAACTTCTTATGGATAAGGCTGCAAAAATCTATCCATTAGAAGAAAATAAACATCCTTATGCGATCAAGAACGAGAAGGATGCGAGAGTTGTTCGTGAAGGAAATACAGTTCGTGTTTATATGACACAGATACGTTCTCACTTTAAACCGGACACTATCGAAGTGAGAAGCGGAGACACCGTATTTTTCCATGTGACTAACTTGGAACAAGACTTCGATATTCCGCACGGTTTTGCAGTGGGTGGGGCGCCTGAGATGCCTAACCTTCTGATCATGCCGGGACAGACCAGGACTTTCAAATGGAAAGCGCCTAAGCCTGGAATATATCCTTTCTACTGCACGGATTTCTGTTCGGCTCTTCACCAAGAAATGCAGCAGTACATTAGGGTGCTTCCTTAAACGAGGGATCTTATGCAGGAACTTCTCTTAAAGAAGATCTCCAAAATGAACCGGCTCCTAATTTTAGGAGTCGGTCTTTTGTTGATATCAGTTTATTTTTTGCCTATCTGGCATATATCGTTAGCCGCCCCCCAGTATCCGGAAGGTTTGGGAATGAAGATCTGGATCGATAAGATTACCGGTTCTTCTACTTATGATCTTCAGAATATCAATTTACTGAATCATTATATAGGAATGCATGAGATCGTTTCGGAATCCGTTCCGGAATTATTGTTTATGCCGTATGTTTTGGGATTTTTGATCTTCGGGGCATTCGTAACATTTCTTCTTCCGAGAGTGTATCTGATCGTTTTAGGAATTCTGAATATTGTAATATTGGGGATCTTAGGAATGTATGATTTTTGGAGATGGGAATATAATTACGGCCATAATCTTAATCCTGATGCTCCTATCGTGGTTCCGGGGATGGCCTACCAACCTCCGCTTTTGGGATGTAAGGAGATGTTGAATATCACCGCTTGCAGTTTCCCTTCTTGGGGAGGGATCATTCTGTTCGCGACCCTCGGGATCCTTGTTTTTATACTATGGAATGAGAAGAGGAGGATGGATGTTTCGAAATAGATCCGGTTTTCGGACTATCATTCTACTCTTGTTAGGTTCGATTTCGGTTTTCTGTTCTAAAAGAGAACCGATCCTTCCTGAATTCGGAAGGGAACTTTGCGCTCATTGTTCTATGGCAATCGTGGATAAACGTTTCCATGTTCAGTTATTAACGGAGAAGGGGAGACGATACTATTTCGATTCCATAGAATGTTCTCATTCTTTTGAAAAATCCGCAAGGTATTCTTCCGGATCAGTATGGTTTGCGGATTTCGAAAATCCGGGTCAAATGATCCCTGAAGATATGGCAGTGCTCATAAAATCTTCGGAGCTACGTTCTCCTATGGGAGAAGGTCTTGCGGCATTCTCCTCTATGGGCCGAGCAAAAGATTTTTTGAATACTCATAAAGGCTCTATCTGGAGTCGAAACAATGAAAAAGATCATTGATCTGCATCCTGAAGATTATAGGACCGGCTTTAGACATTCGCGATTGATTGCGATGTTCTCCTTCTTCTTTTGTCTAACTACTTCAGATATTTTTTCCAAAGAAATAGAAGTATGTACGGATCAGTGCGGCTTCTCCACTATTCAAGCTGCGATCGATTCCGCGAATTCCGGGGATACGATCCGGATCGGAAAAGGTATCTATCGAGAAGGTATGATATCGATTTCGAAACCTTTAGTTTTGGAAGGTTCGACCGGTGCTACCCTGGATGGAAAAAAAGAAAAACATGTGTTGGATATTCGATCCAATCATGTCGTAATTCGAGGATTGAACATCATAGGAAGTGGAGTTTCGGATACCTCGGAGTATGCCGGAGTTCATGCAGAAAAAATAAAATACTGCGTAATAGAGAATAATACTTTTGAGGACAATGCGTACGCGATCTATCTGGCAGAAACGGAAGATTGTGCCGTGCGAAGGAATATTTCGACTGGGAATGCGGTAAATGAAGTTTCCGGAGGGAACGGGATCCATCTTTGGTCTTCTAAGGGAACCAGGATAGAAGGGAACGAATTAAAAAAACACAGGGACGGCATCTATCTGGAGTTTTCGAGTAATCTTAAGATAGAGGATAATATTTCACACGATAATATCCGTTATGGAATGCACTTTATGTTCTCTTCGGATAATGATTTTAGGGGGAACAGATTCGAAAATAACTCGGCGGGAGTCGCCGTGATGTATAGTAAAAATATTCTGATCGAAAATAACAGCTTCGAAAATAACTGGGGGGATAGTTCTTACGGACTTTTGTTGAAGGAAATCTCCGAGAGTATTCTTACAAAGAACTCATTCATACATAATACCGTGGCGGTCTTTGCGGACGGATGTAATCGAAATTATTTTACTCATAATGAGCTGAAAGATAACGGATGGGGAGTGAAAATTTTAGGTAATAGTGAATCCAATCAATTCGTACAAAACGAATTCAAAGAGAATGTATTCGATATCAGCACTAATACGAAACACAGCACGAATTCGTTTAGAGAAAATTTTTGGGATAGTTACGACGGTTACGATCTGGATCTGGATAGATTCGGGGACATTCCTCATAAGCCGGTTCATTTTTTCGGATATTGGGTGGTAGTTTATCCTTTTCTAATGGTTCTTTATAATTCCCCGGTTGTGAACTTTTTACAAGCGATTGAAAAGGCTTTTCCGATAGTTACCCCGATCGATTTGGAAGATCCAAAACCTAAGATGAGGAGTCATGTATGATGAGGGTAAAAGATTTAACCGTTCAATATGGAAGATCACTTGCCGTTAAAGGGATTTCTTTCGATGCGGAAGAGGGGCATATTCTATCTTTGATCGGCCCAAATGGTTCCGGAAAAAGTTCAGTCCTCAAAAGTATCGTAGGTTTAGTAAAACCTGCCCGGGGGCATATAGAATTTGTGGGAAAGGAAGAAGAGCGGGTTAACTCTAAGATCGGATATATGCCCCAATCCCCTTTATTCCCAAAAAATGTAAAGGTATCCGAACTTGTGGATTTTCTAAAAAAACTGGAATCTTCCGATCCGGAGGAATTCCGGGAATTATTCGATCTACTAGGTTTAAAGGATTATGAAAATATAAAGTTCGGGGCTTTGTCCGGGGGTACAAAACAAAAAGTAAATATTCTACAATGTTTTTCGATACGTAAGCCTGTGTATATAGTGGATGAGCCTACTGCAAGCTTAGATCCTTATATTTCTAATCTTTTAAAGGAAATATTGCTTCGAAAAAAGAAAGAAGGGGCTTTGCTTATTTTTTCCACTCATATCTTAAGTGAAGTGGAGGAGATCGCGGATCGTTTTTTGCTTATGTCGGAAGGTTCTCTATTAATCGATGATTCACCTGGAAATTTCGTAAAAAATAGGGATAGAGGGAATCTTCAGAATACGTTAATGGAATTTTGGAATACCAAGTATTCGGAAAGAATATGAAAGAGCTAATCTTATTCGAACTCAGAGAAAATATCAGAAGCAAATGGATGTTCGTGTTCGCAGGCTTTCTTGCAATTTCTGCAGGAGCGCTTAATTATTTTGGGGACGAAAGCGGGGGAAGATTAGTGGTGAGTCAAATGAATTTGGTATTATTCGTCGTTCCTTTATTTTGCATTACATTTGCCGGATTAACATTTAATGATTCTCTTCCTTTTGCAGAAGTACTTCTCTCTAAATCACTGACCAGATCTCAGTATTTTTTCGGAAAATACTGCGGGGTAAGCCTATCTCTTTTTTTAAGTTTTCTGATCGGGCTCGGAATTTCTGGAGTTCCACTTTTCTTCAGCGAACCTAAACTCGCGATCTTATTCTCCGAGTTGATCTTTTTCGGAACCGTGCTGATCTTAGTATTCGTTTCTTTGGGATTTTTATTAGCTTCCTTCTTTAAAAAAGGGGAATTGATCGTTTCAGGAGCCTTACTCGTTTGGTTATATTTCTTTTTACTTTTTGATTCATTCGTGTTTATGCTGAGTATTTATTTGGGAGATTATCCTGTAGAGATCCCTGCATTACTCGTAATTCTATTTAATCCGGTCGATCTGGTGAGGATTTTGATCATTCTGCAGACTAAGGCTTCCGTACTGCTCGGATTCTCCGGAGCATTTTTGATCAGAAGTTTAGGAACATCGATGGTAGTTCTATTATCTATCTTGTTCCTAACGTTTTGGGTTCTGATACCTTTACACATTTCATATAAAAGATTTTTAGTTCGAAATTTTTAAAAAAGAAGAAGGCCCGCAATACAAAACCGATCCGGGCCTTCTACACTTTATATTAAAGATCGTAACGAACGAATACATTGAACATTGTCTGCATTGCAAGTTGAGGTCCGTTCAAATGTTGGTGGAAAGGTTTGCCAAGTTCGAAACCGAATCTAATTTTTTCATCTAAAAGGAAATTCATCCCGACTAATGCGTCCGTGCGATTTCCTCCTTGTCGATTCGGATCGTTTTGAGGATCCATCTTAGGGTCCAAAGAACCGTCTTGCCCTTTGATATTATCCCAATAAACCGCTTGTACTCTGATAGATACGCTTGTCCAAGAAAATATAGAATAAGCGATCCATGAACTCAGTTCATATATATTCCCGAAACGATATTGGTTCTGATTTTTCGAGCTGCGCAGATTTGCGTTCCCTCCTAGTCCCCAAGAGAATCGATTCGATTTTCCGGAATAAGCTATCCCGGGTAAATAATTGATCGTTCCGGTTCCCGGCTGCATATTATAGGGAACTTTTTGATTTCCCATCATAGGCATCCAATCTCGTTCATCAATGGAACCGGTGGGAAGAGAGATCCCAAAATTCAGAAAGAATTCGTGATCATTCCGTTTGAGTATACGGTGTGCCGCGGAAAAAGAAATATCTCCCACTCCTCCCGACTTCATAGCAGAAGAATCGAAATTACTAGTTTCCATCATCATTTGGTTTTTTATTACCGGGACCATGAACATGATCATCGTATCGTCCGAAATACCGTACATCGCACTCGTCATATAAGATTCCATTAACATGGATTTAGGAACCGACATATAACGATATCCGTTAACGGATGTTTGAGGAATGCTCGGTCCTCCCGTCAGCAGGCTCCCGCTCGGCATAGAAACGCTCGGATCGAATTGAGGGAACCAAAGAGTTTCATAAGTCCCCATGGATCTGCTTCCGTTCAGCAGTCCCGACATCTGCATTCCCATATAGCGAAAATCCAAAACCCAAGAACCTTTGTTATGAACATGAGGGAACATTAGACCTGCAGGTGCGATCTGATCTGCCCTCGATCCGTGGTGATGGCCTTGTTCTTTAGATCCATTACGGTGATGAGCGTGAGGATCCGTTTCTTCTACAGGCTTAGGTACATCGATCTCGCCCGAGAAAATATTATGAAAAGAAAATATAATTAAAAAAGAAAAAATGAAAACGTGATACTTCATGATCACCTCCAAGTATCCGGACCAAAAAAAGAGGGCCGCTTATGCGGCCCCAGTGGAAACAATCAGTCGACTTGGGACAAAATCGAACCGATCGTGAAAGACGTTAGTTTTGCTCCATTCAAAATGAAGCCGATCCTATCTCCGGAATAGGCAGGCACGCTCATCATCTGCATGACCGGGAACATCATCATGGAATTTCTTTCCGCCTGAGTGACCTCGGAACAGGCTTTGGGCCAGGCGTTGATCCATTGCTCCGAACTTGCGTATTGGAAGTCGATACAGTAGGTGTAATTCGTATCAGGGGATAAGGCAGCGGTTCCTTTACTCACGACCGCAAAGTTCCCCGACATATCGGAGTAGAATTGTTCCTTGGTTGAATCCGTTAGCCGGAATGCAGGACCTGAGATGGGAGTTCCGGATCCGTAGACATATATTGTCAGACTTCCGCCGGTTTTAAGCGAGAAGGAGACTTCCACATTTGTTCCTCCATTTGAACCGGGAAGAACAACATTACCCAGGCTGGAGAATGAAGAATCCGAGGAATTTCCACTCAATCCTTTTTCCAGATTGGGGGTATTTCCGCTGAATCCGAGTCCTTCTATATCGCTTGGAGAACAATTTTGGATATCATATCTTGTGCGCTTGGGATGCACATATGAGAGAGTGTTCGAGATCGGAGTTAAACTTTGGGTAGAACATCCTTCCTTTGCAGCTACTCCTAGGACGAGAGTCTGCAGTAGTTGTTGTTCTGAAGAAGTTCCGTTCGACAAAGAACCCAACTGGGAACAGTCGAAATGGAAGAAAGAGAGAATGATCGCGGTTATTGAAATATGACGTGATAGCATATTTACTTTCCTTTATATTATGAATATACACTTATGATCTCTTCTAGAACGGTATATGTTATTCTAGAAGACGGATACGATTAGGCTAAGGAAAGATGTTTGGGCGGGCGTTTGAATTTTCGGTTATGGGCTTTGGACAATTCTGCGGAGTATAGATCCTTCATTTCGAAGGAGGGTCCGAGAACTGGAATAATATAAATCCTAGGTATGATTACATAATAGGAAAAAACCCTGATTTGAGAGTATATCCGATCCGAATTCTCTTTTTTGCATCTACATTCATGAACGGTTGATTTCGGATCGGAATGGCAGTTTATACGATCCTGTTTTTCGGGATCGGAAGATTTAGTAAGATCAATCTTAGTACGGAAAAAATCGTCCTCTTTGCTTGTATGTGTTTCTTTATCGGAATTATGATTACAGTGACAGATCAAATTTCCTAAAAATAATTTTTCAAATATGCTGCCTTCCGCAGGAACAAGCAGGCGTGGAAAAAAGATCAAAATTAAGGAATAGGCTGTAATCGTTTTCATCTCGAGAGACTCTAACGTATCGAATTTAACTCCTTATGATCTGAAAATGCATTGATTGTGGTCAATCTGAGAGGATAAAAACCTTTATAGGATTTTGATTTATCTCAAGAGTTGGATTGGTGTTTGGAAAGGAGGACGAATGTCTTTGCCTTGCTCAATATTTTTTGAAAAGGTAAAAAGTAGATCCTAAAAAGATTTTCGAAGTTGCTATCTTCTTCTTCCTTTAAACCGAAAACCGTATTTTCTGCTTCTCCTTTCTCCGGAATATAAAGACTTCCGAAAAGGATATCCCAAAACGCGAAAGATACTCCTATGTTCTTGTTTTGAAGGTTAATATCAGTACTATGATGGATTTGATGTTGAGCAGGACTTAAAAATATTCTGCTCAACCATTTGGGAAATCTAAGACCTATATGAGAATGCCTTAAATTCGCATATAGGTTAAATACGAAAATTCCCGCATTCACTCCTAAAAAAGACAACATATTGATCCCATTCGGAAATAAAAAAACGGCAAACCCGGTTATGATCCCCGAACAAATAGCTCCGAACGAATTTACTAAGATAGCTTCCACAGGATGTACTCTATACACTGTGAGAGGATTTAATACTTTTGCGGAATGATGTAATTTATGGAATTCCCAGAGAAATGTTTTATGAAGAAGCCAATGGGCGAAAAATCTTCCGAAATCGTTCGCAAGCCAAAATAAAATGGAATAAATTATAATAAAAAAGGTCCCGGGAGAGGAAAGATGATTTGTCTCTCCGAATATTTTAAACAGAGATCCACTGATGTATGTGGATACAACTGCTCCGGATATAACGAAATAACTGAAGAAGAGTGCGAATAAGAACGTATTTATTAAATAATACTTATAATCTAATAAGGCGGATCTATGCAACCAGATCTTCTTAGAAAGATTTTCACGAAGATAGTCCTTGGATCTAAATCCTTTTTCCTTCCGACTTCTCCATACGATCAATAGTAGAGTGAACAGGATCGAACTTAAAATATAGAACCAATATATCTTTACGGAAGGAAGAAATATGATCCGTATCGGACTTAAAAGAGAACGAAAAATCTCAGGCACTGGTGAATGCTCTCGGGCTTATTAAAATTTTAGAATATTGAACCGCAAATATCAAAAACGAGATTATCCAGAATATTGCGGAAAACAGATAAGCTTCCCTGTACTTATTCAATAAGGGAAGAAATACCCTGGCTACAACCGCTAAGTTAATCAAAATATATCCAAGGATTATCGATTTGGAAGCTCTAATCGGCCTGCCCGTATGACCAAGTGAAACCCTAGTGATCATACCGTATATAAAAACTCCTATTCCTCCTACGGTGAAGATATGAAAGGCGGAAGAAGTGGGAAAAAATCCTAAATGAGAAAGTCCATATGCTAAAAATCCGGAGCATAACCAGAAATAACCCGAATGTAAGATCCAGAGGATCGGCACCTTTTTGGATTTCCAAGGTTCCCAGAAAAGCCAGCGAGAATAGTTTAACATTCCGAAAGCGAGACAAAATAATCCTGCAAATGGAATGATCTCAGAAAACCAGAAAGCACAAGCTTCTATTATTAAAAATATAAATCCTCCGTATCTAATCAAACTTTCTAATTTTAGAAATCTTTTCGGACTTGAACCTGGGATAGCTGCCGAAGTGAAGAAGGGCATAATCCTTCCTCCGATAAGTATGACAAATTGAAGTATTACAAAAAGAGAAAGATGAATAAAATGTAAACTCCATCCCTCCGGTAAAATATTCAAAAATGAGAACGCAGTCAATATATGAAGTAAGAATAATAGAAAGTAAGTAACCGCAACAACGCGGTTATGTTCCTGGCCTTTTGCGAATAAGGGTGGTGCCAGATAAAAAAGTACAAGTAGATCACAATACAGGTCTGCAGTAAGTGCAAGATAGGAAAGATATTGGTTGGATAAAAATCCGAATCGACCCAAAAACCAGA
This genomic interval carries:
- a CDS encoding transporter, translated to MKYHVFIFSFLIIFSFHNIFSGEIDVPKPVEETDPHAHHRNGSKEQGHHHGSRADQIAPAGLMFPHVHNKGSWVLDFRYMGMQMSGLLNGSRSMGTYETLWFPQFDPSVSMPSGSLLTGGPSIPQTSVNGYRYMSVPKSMLMESYMTSAMYGISDDTMIMFMVPVIKNQMMMETSNFDSSAMKSGGVGDISFSAAHRILKRNDHEFFLNFGISLPTGSIDERDWMPMMGNQKVPYNMQPGTGTINYLPGIAYSGKSNRFSWGLGGNANLRSSKNQNQYRFGNIYELSSWIAYSIFSWTSVSIRVQAVYWDNIKGQDGSLDPKMDPQNDPNRQGGNRTDALVGMNFLLDEKIRFGFELGKPFHQHLNGPQLAMQTMFNVFVRYDL
- a CDS encoding nitrous oxide reductase family maturation protein NosD; the encoded protein is MKKIIDLHPEDYRTGFRHSRLIAMFSFFFCLTTSDIFSKEIEVCTDQCGFSTIQAAIDSANSGDTIRIGKGIYREGMISISKPLVLEGSTGATLDGKKEKHVLDIRSNHVVIRGLNIIGSGVSDTSEYAGVHAEKIKYCVIENNTFEDNAYAIYLAETEDCAVRRNISTGNAVNEVSGGNGIHLWSSKGTRIEGNELKKHRDGIYLEFSSNLKIEDNISHDNIRYGMHFMFSSDNDFRGNRFENNSAGVAVMYSKNILIENNSFENNWGDSSYGLLLKEISESILTKNSFIHNTVAVFADGCNRNYFTHNELKDNGWGVKILGNSESNQFVQNEFKENVFDISTNTKHSTNSFRENFWDSYDGYDLDLDRFGDIPHKPVHFFGYWVVVYPFLMVLYNSPVVNFLQAIEKAFPIVTPIDLEDPKPKMRSHV
- a CDS encoding ABC transporter ATP-binding protein translates to MMRVKDLTVQYGRSLAVKGISFDAEEGHILSLIGPNGSGKSSVLKSIVGLVKPARGHIEFVGKEEERVNSKIGYMPQSPLFPKNVKVSELVDFLKKLESSDPEEFRELFDLLGLKDYENIKFGALSGGTKQKVNILQCFSIRKPVYIVDEPTASLDPYISNLLKEILLRKKKEGALLIFSTHILSEVEEIADRFLLMSEGSLLIDDSPGNFVKNRDRGNLQNTLMEFWNTKYSERI
- a CDS encoding ABC transporter permease, producing the protein MKELILFELRENIRSKWMFVFAGFLAISAGALNYFGDESGGRLVVSQMNLVLFVVPLFCITFAGLTFNDSLPFAEVLLSKSLTRSQYFFGKYCGVSLSLFLSFLIGLGISGVPLFFSEPKLAILFSELIFFGTVLILVFVSLGFLLASFFKKGELIVSGALLVWLYFFLLFDSFVFMLSIYLGDYPVEIPALLVILFNPVDLVRILIILQTKASVLLGFSGAFLIRSLGTSMVVLLSILFLTFWVLIPLHISYKRFLVRNF
- a CDS encoding LIC_11090 family protein: MKTITAYSLILIFFPRLLVPAEGSIFEKLFLGNLICHCNHNSDKETHTSKEDDFFRTKIDLTKSSDPEKQDRINCHSDPKSTVHECRCKKENSDRIYSQIRVFSYYVIIPRIYIIPVLGPSFEMKDLYSAELSKAHNRKFKRPPKHLSLA
- a CDS encoding sterol desaturase family protein is translated as MPEIFRSLLSPIRIIFLPSVKIYWFYILSSILFTLLLIVWRSRKEKGFRSKDYLRENLSKKIWLHRSALLDYKYYLINTFLFALFFSYFVISGAVVSTYISGSLFKIFGETNHLSSPGTFFIIIYSILFWLANDFGRFFAHWLLHKTFLWEFHKLHHSAKVLNPLTVYRVHPVEAILVNSFGAICSGIITGFAVFLFPNGINMLSFLGVNAGIFVFNLYANLRHSHIGLRFPKWLSRIFLSPAQHQIHHSTDINLQNKNIGVSFAFWDILFGSLYIPEKGEAENTVFGLKEEEDSNFENLFRIYFLPFQKILSKAKTFVLLSKHQSNS